One genomic window of Candidatus Eisenbacteria bacterium includes the following:
- a CDS encoding 4Fe-4S dicluster domain-containing protein yields MAQETTEKTDEQAPPHEPPYVEFFPSECKGCQLCADACPKKCIVMSESLNERSYHPATYAGEGCTGCGICFYACPEPGAIKVYKKTKTTDDKKTEDE; encoded by the coding sequence ATGGCCCAAGAAACCACTGAGAAGACTGACGAGCAGGCTCCACCGCACGAGCCTCCCTACGTTGAGTTCTTCCCATCCGAATGCAAGGGCTGCCAGTTGTGCGCCGATGCTTGCCCGAAGAAGTGCATTGTCATGTCAGAGAGTCTCAACGAGCGCAGCTACCATCCAGCTACCTACGCGGGCGAAGGCTGCACCGGCTGCGGGATTTGCTTCTACGCTTGCCCCGAGCCGGGTGCGATCAAGGTCTACAAGAAGACCAAGACAACGGACGACAAGAAGACCGAAGACGAGTAA
- the mscL gene encoding large conductance mechanosensitive channel protein MscL, whose product MLKEFKEFAMRGNVVDMAVGIIIGAAFGTIVNSLVSDIIMPPIGLLLGNVDFTNLFIVLRQGAASGPYSSLAQAHEAGAVTMNYGVFINAIISFLIVAFAVFLLVRSVNRLKRPVKPAAAAPATKECPYCLSGIALKATRCPFCTSTLATV is encoded by the coding sequence GTGCTGAAGGAATTCAAGGAATTCGCCATGCGTGGCAACGTGGTAGACATGGCCGTGGGTATCATAATCGGCGCGGCCTTTGGTACCATCGTCAACTCGCTTGTCTCCGACATCATCATGCCGCCCATCGGTCTGTTGCTGGGCAACGTGGACTTCACCAATCTTTTCATAGTGCTGAGACAGGGCGCCGCCTCCGGCCCCTATTCTTCTCTTGCTCAGGCCCACGAGGCCGGTGCCGTCACGATGAATTACGGTGTTTTCATCAATGCAATCATAAGCTTCCTCATCGTGGCCTTCGCGGTGTTCCTTCTCGTTCGGAGTGTCAATAGACTGAAGCGCCCGGTGAAGCCTGCTGCTGCCGCGCCGGCGACGAAAGAGTGTCCTTATTGCCTGTCCGGCATTGCACTGAAGGCAACGCGCTGTCCATTCTGTACCTCTACGCTGGCCACGGTTTAG
- the hypA gene encoding hydrogenase maturation nickel metallochaperone HypA — MHELTVAQRILEIAEEKARDSGLSRITGIRVRVGSLTTVVPEALDFCFGFAREDTLAGNANLVIEEVRAEARCNSCGIVFPVEQSFFLVCSSCGSSDTALLKGTELDLLSIEGEI, encoded by the coding sequence ATGCACGAGTTAACAGTAGCCCAGAGAATTCTTGAGATTGCAGAAGAAAAGGCCAGAGATTCTGGCCTTTCCAGGATTACGGGAATAAGAGTCCGCGTGGGCTCTCTTACGACCGTAGTTCCTGAAGCCCTTGACTTCTGCTTTGGCTTTGCGAGGGAAGATACTCTTGCCGGAAATGCGAATCTCGTAATCGAGGAGGTTCGAGCCGAGGCACGATGCAATTCCTGTGGCATTGTTTTTCCGGTGGAGCAATCCTTCTTTCTCGTTTGTTCTTCCTGTGGTTCTTCTGACACGGCCCTGCTGAAAGGAACGGAGCTTGATTTGTTGAGCATAGAAGGAGAAATCTAG
- the hypB gene encoding hydrogenase nickel incorporation protein HypB, with translation MKQVKVLTKILAANDMIAAENRALLDSHGICCINLMSSPGAGKTTLLEKTAQMVSGSISLGAVEGDCATSLDGERLSAAGIPTVQVNTGGGCHLDAGMIKSALRDLDLEKTDLLFIENVGNLICPSSFDLGEHHRAVMLSVAEGDDKPLKYPGMFISCDVMVLSKTDLVDKCDFDLSAGKQNALRVNPRLKILELSSLEGAGMREWTEFLEKLVEEKRVEKR, from the coding sequence ATGAAACAAGTGAAAGTACTGACGAAGATTCTTGCGGCAAACGACATGATAGCGGCGGAAAACCGTGCTCTACTCGACTCCCACGGTATCTGTTGCATCAACCTCATGAGCTCGCCGGGTGCGGGCAAGACCACCCTTCTCGAGAAGACCGCACAAATGGTTTCTGGTTCTATTTCGCTGGGAGCGGTGGAAGGCGACTGCGCTACTTCCTTGGATGGCGAGAGACTCAGCGCCGCGGGCATACCGACCGTTCAGGTAAACACCGGGGGTGGATGTCACCTGGACGCCGGGATGATAAAGAGCGCCCTGCGCGACCTCGATCTGGAGAAAACAGACCTTCTTTTCATAGAGAACGTAGGCAACCTGATATGTCCCTCTTCGTTCGATCTCGGGGAGCATCACAGAGCCGTAATGCTCAGTGTCGCCGAGGGTGACGACAAACCGCTCAAATACCCCGGCATGTTCATCAGTTGCGACGTGATGGTCCTCAGTAAGACGGACCTCGTAGATAAGTGTGATTTCGATCTCTCTGCCGGCAAGCAGAATGCCCTCAGAGTGAACCCGCGACTGAAAATCCTCGAGCTTTCGAGTCTGGAAGGCGCCGGAATGCGAGAGTGGACAGAGTTCTTGGAGAAACTGGTCGAGGAAAAGAGAGTTGAAAAGCGATAG
- the hypF gene encoding carbamoyltransferase HypF, translating to MKSDRRDVSPHSSLRYEAKILGLVQGVGFRPHVARLARGLNLTGFVINDGTGVFVDIEGPQERLEQFFVRLETEAPPLARISTIERHRKQPVGHRSFSIRESLRPSQRFALISPDIATCEDCLGEFRDSSDRRHGYPFTNCTNCGPRFTIVTDVPYDRVRTTMRDFKMCDACRSEYTDESDRRYHAEPIACPTCGPSIRLVTRAGTAVLGEPIAETVALLKEGAIVAVKGLGGYHLACDARNALAVSTLRKRKCREEKPLAIMVRDIDAARAICMMSEKEETLLTSPQRPIVLLQKRGDILVADEVAPRNKYMGVMLPYTPLHHLLLEGTSPHEVSALVMTSGNLTDEPLAYKDEEALVRLGAVADYFLLHDRDIVTRCDDSVAKILQGKPQMIRRSRGYVPDAIHMSFAGRQLLAVGAELKNTFCLAKDDLAFLGHHIGDLKNLEAYEAFKTGIEHLKRLLFIEPELVAHDLHPDYLSTRYALESGLPSLAVQHHHAHIASCMAENGIGTRVIGLSFDGTGYGPDGTVWGGEFLVADFETFERLAHFAAVELPGGEAAINEPWRMAVSYLHATFGEKLARMNIPVVERIGDDKTNAIVRMIERGVNSPLTSSSGRLFDAVSSLVGLRDFVSFEGQAAMELEMVASDKPCLEPYPYRIVERAKPSLPDVAGKATPTWILDLSAMIEFICEDVRKGEATSDISRRFHETLSRATTEMCCLIRTKTSIKDVCLSGGVFQNALLSTLLVDSLDKAGFKVYLHSLVPPNDGGIALGQAAIASFAARTQVTGAQAEPADAIDDAARRTDGARDNAARTKE from the coding sequence TTGAAAAGCGATAGGCGCGACGTTTCTCCTCACTCTTCTCTGCGCTACGAAGCGAAGATCCTGGGGCTTGTTCAAGGCGTGGGCTTCAGGCCACACGTGGCCAGGCTCGCCAGGGGACTTAATCTCACGGGCTTCGTCATCAACGACGGCACCGGCGTGTTCGTCGACATCGAAGGTCCGCAAGAGAGACTCGAACAGTTCTTCGTGCGGCTCGAGACGGAGGCTCCCCCACTTGCAAGAATCTCGACAATCGAGAGACATCGGAAGCAACCAGTCGGTCATCGATCTTTCTCCATTCGAGAGAGTCTGAGACCGTCTCAGAGATTTGCCCTAATCTCCCCCGACATTGCAACCTGCGAGGACTGTCTCGGGGAGTTCCGCGATTCTTCCGACAGACGTCACGGGTATCCCTTCACGAACTGCACCAACTGTGGTCCGCGGTTCACGATCGTGACCGACGTGCCCTACGACAGGGTTCGCACCACGATGCGAGATTTCAAGATGTGCGACGCCTGCCGCAGCGAGTACACCGACGAATCAGACCGTCGTTACCACGCGGAGCCTATCGCTTGCCCGACGTGCGGGCCGTCGATTCGACTCGTGACCAGGGCGGGGACGGCGGTGCTCGGAGAGCCGATCGCGGAGACCGTCGCACTGTTGAAGGAAGGCGCCATCGTTGCAGTCAAGGGCCTCGGTGGTTATCACCTGGCGTGTGACGCCAGGAACGCTCTGGCCGTCTCCACTTTGAGGAAGAGAAAGTGTCGAGAGGAAAAACCGCTGGCGATCATGGTTAGAGACATCGATGCGGCCAGGGCGATCTGTATGATGTCCGAGAAGGAGGAAACTCTTCTGACTTCGCCGCAAAGGCCGATTGTGTTGCTCCAGAAACGCGGAGACATTCTCGTCGCGGACGAGGTCGCTCCACGGAACAAGTACATGGGTGTGATGTTACCGTACACGCCCCTCCATCATCTTCTTCTCGAGGGAACGTCGCCACACGAGGTCTCGGCCCTTGTCATGACGAGCGGCAACCTCACGGACGAACCGCTCGCATACAAAGACGAAGAGGCCTTGGTGAGGCTGGGCGCCGTGGCCGACTATTTTCTCTTACACGACAGGGATATTGTCACGAGATGCGACGACTCTGTTGCAAAGATTCTTCAAGGCAAACCTCAGATGATTCGACGTTCCAGAGGATATGTGCCTGACGCGATTCACATGTCGTTCGCGGGGCGACAGCTTTTGGCAGTGGGAGCGGAGCTCAAGAACACTTTTTGTCTGGCGAAAGACGATCTTGCGTTTCTAGGCCATCACATAGGAGACCTCAAGAACTTGGAGGCCTACGAGGCCTTCAAGACAGGAATAGAGCATCTCAAACGACTACTCTTCATCGAGCCCGAACTCGTCGCTCACGATTTGCATCCCGACTACCTCTCGACTCGCTACGCCTTGGAGAGTGGCTTGCCATCGCTTGCCGTTCAACATCACCACGCGCACATCGCGAGTTGCATGGCGGAAAACGGGATAGGAACGAGAGTGATCGGTCTTTCATTCGATGGAACGGGCTACGGTCCAGACGGTACGGTGTGGGGTGGCGAGTTTCTAGTTGCAGATTTCGAGACGTTCGAGAGACTGGCGCATTTTGCGGCGGTGGAGCTGCCTGGAGGAGAGGCCGCCATAAACGAGCCATGGCGCATGGCCGTGAGCTATCTTCATGCCACCTTCGGGGAGAAGTTGGCGAGAATGAACATCCCCGTCGTTGAGAGAATCGGGGACGATAAGACTAACGCCATTGTTCGTATGATTGAGCGAGGGGTGAATTCACCGCTGACTTCCAGCTCGGGAAGACTCTTTGATGCAGTCTCATCGCTTGTCGGCCTCAGGGATTTTGTTTCCTTTGAGGGCCAGGCGGCGATGGAGCTCGAAATGGTGGCTTCGGACAAGCCCTGTTTGGAGCCCTATCCGTACAGGATTGTGGAGCGAGCCAAGCCGTCGCTTCCAGACGTCGCCGGCAAGGCGACACCCACCTGGATACTGGACCTGAGCGCGATGATAGAATTCATCTGCGAAGACGTCAGGAAAGGGGAAGCCACCTCAGACATTTCGAGAAGATTCCACGAGACTCTTTCTCGTGCGACTACGGAAATGTGTTGTCTCATTCGAACGAAGACCTCTATCAAAGATGTTTGCTTGAGCGGTGGCGTGTTCCAAAATGCCCTTCTTTCCACCCTCCTGGTCGACTCGCTGGATAAGGCGGGATTCAAAGTGTATCTTCACTCTCTGGTACCCCCTAACGACGGCGGGATAGCGTTGGGCCAGGCGGCCATCGCTTCTTTTGCTGCTCGCACGCAGGTGACTGGTGCGCAGGCCGAGCCGGCGGACGCGATTGACGATGCTGCTCGCCGGACAGACGGGGCTCGTGATAATGCCGCCAGAACTAAGGAGTGA
- a CDS encoding HypC/HybG/HupF family hydrogenase formation chaperone encodes MCLAVPAKVVELRGDTATIDMEGVRREVSVLLVPDIKAGEYVIVHAGFAIGKLDEHEALESLKLIRQVLGSGEEGVGG; translated from the coding sequence ATGTGTCTAGCCGTCCCGGCCAAGGTTGTGGAACTCCGCGGAGACACGGCGACGATCGACATGGAAGGTGTTCGCAGAGAAGTCAGTGTGCTGCTTGTTCCGGACATCAAGGCCGGCGAGTATGTAATCGTTCACGCCGGCTTTGCGATCGGGAAGCTTGACGAACACGAGGCGCTCGAGAGTCTGAAGCTAATCCGGCAGGTGCTTGGGTCTGGAGAAGAAGGGGTGGGCGGCTAG
- the hypD gene encoding hydrogenase formation protein HypD, with protein MARFTEEFENPEDARLLLSEIKSLARSSRKKEIRFMEVCGTHTVAIFRYGIRELVPKNIHLLSGPGCPVCVTPNSSIDQFIELSRMPGVIGAVFGDMMRVPGSDSSLEIEKAGGADVRVVYSGLDALKVARDNPDKQVVFFAVGFETTAPTIAATVLIAARDGVENFFVLPANKLIPPAIRAVLDTEDLVLDGLICPGHVSTIIGSRVYEFIPSRYGIGAVVTGFQSTDILFAISLLLRQIVEGKPRVQTQYSRLVSDDGNPAALKIMNRVFEPCDSSWRGLGSIPQSGLNLRPEFVRFDFSNRLDATVLKSKEPEGCLCGEVLRGKKEPVDCPLFGSSCTPEAPVGACMVTTEGTCQAYYRYRGRVR; from the coding sequence GTGGCACGATTCACAGAAGAGTTCGAAAACCCCGAAGACGCGCGATTGCTGTTGAGTGAGATAAAGAGTCTCGCTCGATCCTCCCGCAAGAAAGAAATCCGATTCATGGAGGTGTGCGGTACCCACACGGTTGCGATATTCCGTTACGGGATCAGGGAGCTTGTTCCGAAGAACATTCACCTTCTCTCTGGTCCCGGCTGTCCGGTTTGTGTCACACCCAATTCCTCCATCGACCAGTTCATAGAACTCAGCCGAATGCCAGGCGTGATTGGCGCGGTTTTCGGCGACATGATGCGCGTCCCGGGAAGCGATTCCAGCCTCGAGATCGAAAAAGCCGGAGGAGCGGACGTCAGAGTAGTTTACTCAGGTCTTGATGCGCTCAAGGTGGCCAGGGACAATCCTGACAAACAAGTCGTGTTCTTTGCCGTGGGATTCGAGACGACCGCTCCCACCATAGCCGCAACCGTGCTTATTGCCGCGAGAGACGGAGTCGAAAACTTCTTCGTGCTTCCGGCGAACAAGCTTATTCCTCCTGCCATCAGAGCCGTGCTTGACACGGAAGACCTGGTGCTCGACGGCCTCATATGCCCCGGTCACGTCAGCACGATCATAGGCTCTAGAGTCTATGAGTTCATTCCTTCCCGGTACGGAATAGGTGCCGTTGTGACGGGGTTTCAGTCGACCGACATTCTTTTCGCGATCTCTCTTCTCCTCCGGCAAATCGTGGAGGGCAAACCGCGCGTTCAAACCCAGTACTCCAGGTTGGTGAGCGACGACGGAAATCCTGCGGCGCTCAAGATCATGAACCGAGTGTTCGAGCCCTGCGACTCTTCCTGGCGGGGGCTGGGTTCGATTCCCCAGAGCGGGCTCAATCTTCGCCCGGAGTTTGTAAGGTTTGATTTCTCTAACAGACTCGACGCCACCGTTCTCAAATCGAAAGAACCTGAGGGCTGTCTTTGCGGTGAAGTGCTCCGCGGCAAGAAGGAACCCGTTGATTGCCCGCTCTTCGGCAGCTCGTGTACCCCCGAGGCTCCAGTGGGAGCCTGCATGGTGACGACCGAGGGTACGTGTCAGGCCTACTATCGTTACAGGGGGAGAGTACGTTGA
- the hypE gene encoding hydrogenase expression/formation protein HypE: MERQTRKREGKSAGFITLAHGSGGKAAHELITRFFLPYFDNPILRAMDDQGVFETEKGRLALTTDTYVVDPLFFRGGDIGRLAICGTVNDLAVCGARPLYLSAGFVMEEGFPLEKLDRILSSMKEAAEEAGVAVITADTKVVERGACDGLFINTSGVGVVPAGVEISSRFVESGDAVLVSGAIGEHGIAIISEREGISFETDVASDCAPLSEMVGAILARGLRPHAMRDPTRGGLATTLNEIAMASGVEIEIEETLVPVTVPVKSACDLLGFDPLYVANEGKLVAFVPESEAHETLDVMRRNKYGKNAAMIGRVVSRGEPRVYMKTRIGGRRFVDMLVGEQFPRIC; the protein is encoded by the coding sequence GTGGAGAGGCAGACCCGAAAAAGGGAAGGCAAGAGCGCCGGTTTCATCACGCTTGCTCACGGAAGCGGGGGGAAGGCCGCGCATGAGCTGATCACCCGTTTTTTTCTTCCGTATTTTGACAATCCTATCCTGCGCGCCATGGATGATCAGGGGGTTTTCGAAACGGAGAAGGGAAGGCTCGCCCTCACGACGGATACGTACGTTGTGGACCCTCTCTTTTTCCGCGGTGGAGACATCGGAAGGTTGGCGATATGCGGTACTGTGAATGACTTGGCCGTGTGCGGCGCCAGGCCTCTCTACCTGAGTGCGGGCTTTGTCATGGAAGAGGGTTTCCCCCTCGAGAAACTCGACAGGATCCTCTCGTCAATGAAGGAAGCCGCAGAGGAAGCCGGGGTGGCAGTCATCACCGCAGACACCAAGGTAGTCGAAAGGGGTGCGTGCGACGGGCTTTTCATCAACACGTCCGGCGTTGGAGTAGTGCCCGCCGGCGTCGAAATCTCTTCCAGGTTTGTTGAGAGCGGCGATGCCGTGTTGGTGAGCGGGGCCATCGGTGAACACGGGATTGCCATCATTAGCGAAAGGGAAGGGATCAGTTTTGAAACCGACGTCGCCAGCGATTGCGCGCCTTTGTCGGAGATGGTCGGCGCAATTCTGGCGCGTGGTCTCAGGCCTCACGCTATGAGAGACCCCACGCGCGGCGGTCTTGCCACCACTTTGAACGAAATCGCAATGGCTTCCGGCGTCGAGATCGAGATAGAAGAGACCCTGGTTCCCGTCACCGTTCCGGTGAAGAGCGCGTGTGACCTACTCGGGTTTGACCCTCTGTACGTTGCCAACGAAGGAAAGCTCGTGGCGTTCGTTCCGGAAAGTGAGGCTCACGAAACGCTCGACGTGATGAGGCGGAACAAGTACGGAAAGAATGCTGCCATGATCGGCAGAGTCGTTTCAAGGGGGGAACCCCGCGTCTACATGAAGACCAGGATCGGCGGGCGGCGCTTCGTGGACATGCTTGTCGGCGAGCAGTTCCCGCGTATTTGCTGA
- a CDS encoding adenosine-specific kinase, with the protein MELKQVKIETPEDANVIIGQTHFIKSAEDLYEALINSAPTIKFGVAFCEASEPCLVRVEGNDHDLKLVAARNALSIGAGHCFFIVMKGAFPINVLQAVKSCVEVCGIFCATANPVEVIVAETDLGRAILGVVDGSRPKGIESEDDARDRKDFLRKIGYKL; encoded by the coding sequence ATGGAACTGAAGCAGGTAAAAATAGAGACGCCCGAAGACGCCAACGTCATAATAGGGCAGACTCATTTCATAAAGTCTGCAGAGGATCTCTACGAAGCCTTGATAAATTCCGCTCCGACGATCAAGTTCGGCGTGGCATTTTGTGAGGCGTCCGAACCTTGTCTCGTCAGGGTGGAGGGTAACGATCACGATCTCAAGTTAGTTGCCGCGCGAAATGCCCTGAGTATCGGAGCCGGCCACTGCTTCTTCATCGTGATGAAGGGAGCATTCCCAATCAACGTTCTACAGGCCGTCAAGAGCTGTGTTGAAGTGTGCGGCATATTCTGCGCAACGGCCAATCCCGTTGAAGTGATTGTCGCCGAGACGGACTTGGGCAGAGCCATCCTCGGGGTAGTTGATGGTTCAAGGCCCAAGGGCATAGAGTCAGAGGATGACGCGAGAGATAGAAAAGACTTCTTGAGGAAGATAGGGTACAAGTTGTAG
- a CDS encoding DNRLRE domain-containing protein has protein sequence MKTRVMLPFFLLLLAVSITSVGAKELFVDAADVAAISSSEGSGDTRFLVEFALPEELEGKVVDFACVSFDVSSSGEAGVVSLEAFRVTTAWDAVSVGWSEPWAKAGGDWDDGASADWVAPTGDGETVYLDVTDFVAGWLAEPSSNFGIVVKVSEPFSGVFSADRSQGAPRLRVLYSDKQDTAAMAESSRE, from the coding sequence ATGAAGACGAGAGTCATGTTGCCGTTCTTCTTACTGCTTCTTGCAGTGTCTATCACGTCAGTGGGGGCGAAAGAGCTTTTCGTGGACGCTGCTGACGTGGCTGCGATTAGTTCCTCTGAAGGGTCTGGGGACACGCGTTTCTTGGTAGAGTTTGCGTTACCGGAGGAGTTGGAGGGGAAGGTGGTGGACTTTGCCTGCGTGTCGTTTGATGTGAGCAGTAGCGGTGAGGCTGGCGTAGTGTCACTTGAGGCGTTTCGTGTGACTACGGCGTGGGATGCCGTGAGCGTGGGTTGGAGTGAGCCTTGGGCCAAGGCTGGAGGTGACTGGGATGACGGTGCGTCTGCGGACTGGGTTGCACCAACCGGCGACGGTGAGACCGTGTATCTGGACGTGACGGATTTTGTAGCTGGGTGGTTGGCTGAGCCTTCGAGCAACTTCGGTATAGTTGTTAAGGTGTCGGAGCCTTTCAGCGGGGTGTTTTCGGCTGACAGGTCGCAGGGAGCGCCGAGGCTCCGGGTCTTGTATTCGGACAAGCAGGATACGGCTGCGATGGCCGAATCGAGTCGTGAGTAG